One genomic region from Lysobacterales bacterium encodes:
- a CDS encoding DUF3817 domain-containing protein, which translates to MKSFRLLSLVEGLSLITLLFIAMPARYQFGVDFVWPVGMAHGLLWMAYVAFSLVVSHLQRWSLWLWLLSLLCSVLPFGFLLLDWRLKRALPPAAA; encoded by the coding sequence CTGAAGAGTTTCCGTCTGCTGAGCCTGGTCGAAGGGCTGTCCCTGATCACCCTGCTGTTCATCGCCATGCCGGCGCGCTACCAGTTCGGCGTGGACTTCGTCTGGCCCGTCGGCATGGCGCATGGCCTGCTGTGGATGGCCTATGTGGCGTTCTCGCTGGTGGTCAGCCATCTGCAGCGCTGGTCGCTGTGGCTGTGGCTGCTGTCGCTGCTGTGCTCGGTGCTGCCCTTCGGCTTTCTGCTGCTCGACTGGCGCTTGAAGCGCGCGCTGCCCCCGGCTGCAGCTTGA